A single genomic interval of Croceibacter atlanticus HTCC2559 harbors:
- a CDS encoding head GIN domain-containing protein produces the protein MKQIVKHLISFIILGSSTVLLNSCSSEDANDCFQTEGQLQQEEIILAGFNKIRIEEGVQLLLRQGQSQQVILETGANLRSDVEVFLDNETLVARDNNGCNLFRDYGVTKLIVTSPNIEDIINGSSYEIRSEGTLNYPTLRLRSLVIPGFDLRKNGDFHLTLNAQDVSIVANGSSVFYLNGTTSNLNVSFSDELPRLEARDLIAQNVSIRHVSSNHMYINPQESLTAELRGSGNVYSYNSPDIQDIQELYTGRVIFID, from the coding sequence ATGAAGCAGATTGTAAAACATTTAATATCATTTATAATACTAGGCTCATCAACTGTTTTATTAAATAGTTGTAGTTCTGAAGATGCAAATGATTGTTTTCAAACCGAAGGACAATTGCAACAAGAGGAAATTATTCTGGCAGGATTTAATAAAATTAGGATAGAAGAAGGTGTACAATTATTACTAAGACAAGGGCAATCTCAACAGGTTATTTTAGAAACAGGAGCAAACCTTAGGTCAGACGTTGAGGTGTTTTTAGATAATGAAACTTTAGTGGCTAGAGATAACAACGGGTGTAATTTATTTAGAGATTATGGTGTTACCAAACTCATAGTAACTTCTCCAAATATTGAGGACATTATAAATGGATCCTCTTATGAAATAAGAAGTGAAGGTACATTAAATTACCCAACACTACGTTTAAGAAGTTTAGTAATACCAGGATTTGATCTTCGTAAGAATGGAGATTTTCATTTAACACTTAATGCGCAAGATGTCTCTATTGTCGCAAACGGATCAAGTGTATTTTATTTAAACGGAACCACTTCTAATTTAAATGTTAGCTTCTCAGATGAGTTACCAAGACTCGAAGCTAGAGACTTAATAGCTCAAAATGTTTCGATAAGACATGTAAGCAGCAATCATATGTACATAAACCCTCAGGAAAGCTTAACAGCCGAGTTAAGAGGCAGTGGTAATGTGTATAGTTATAATAGTCCAGATATTCAGGATATTCAGGAACTGTATACCGGTCGTGTAATTTTTATAGACTAG
- the lgt gene encoding prolipoprotein diacylglyceryl transferase produces the protein MIASQITWNPSEGIDLGFFVIRYYSLMFVIAFTIGWYLMKRIYNRENVSQEKLDSIFIYTVIATLIGARLGHVLFYQTELLWEDPLAVILPIQTQPEFSFTGFRGLASHGAAIAVIIAMYFYAKNVLKKHVLWVLDRIVMPVAIGGVFVRLGNFFNSEMIGKPTNGDYGVIFAKYGETFARHPGQLYEAAGYVIVFIILMLVYWKTEKRKQTGFIFGLFLTLLWSVRFIVEYIKVEQVTGREDWVLGLNTGQLLSIPFIIAGIYFMFFYTPKHKTTV, from the coding sequence ATGATTGCTTCCCAAATTACCTGGAATCCTTCTGAAGGTATCGACCTTGGTTTCTTCGTTATACGCTACTATAGCTTAATGTTTGTTATTGCCTTTACTATTGGCTGGTACTTAATGAAACGTATATATAACAGAGAAAATGTATCTCAAGAAAAATTAGACTCTATATTTATATATACAGTAATAGCCACCTTAATTGGTGCTCGATTAGGACATGTTTTATTTTACCAAACAGAATTACTTTGGGAAGACCCTTTAGCAGTTATACTACCAATACAAACACAACCTGAGTTTAGCTTTACAGGCTTTAGAGGCTTAGCAAGTCACGGTGCAGCCATTGCGGTAATTATAGCTATGTATTTTTATGCTAAGAATGTTCTTAAAAAACATGTGTTATGGGTGTTAGACCGTATTGTTATGCCTGTAGCAATTGGTGGTGTTTTTGTTAGATTAGGAAACTTCTTTAATTCAGAAATGATAGGTAAGCCAACCAATGGCGATTATGGTGTTATATTTGCTAAGTATGGTGAAACCTTTGCGCGTCATCCAGGTCAACTATATGAAGCAGCTGGTTATGTTATTGTGTTCATCATTCTAATGTTAGTATATTGGAAAACAGAAAAGCGCAAGCAAACTGGTTTTATCTTTGGTCTCTTTTTAACCTTACTTTGGTCTGTAAGATTTATTGTTGAATATATAAAAGTAGAACAAGTTACAGGTCGTGAAGATTGGGTCTTAGGATTAAACACTGGCCAACTGTTAAGTATACCGTTTATAATTGCTGGTATTTATTTTATGTTTTTTTATACACCTAAACACAAAACTACGGTCTAA
- a CDS encoding acyloxyacyl hydrolase → MQYRYLLVIVLFCVSFVNAQDTPKKYHSFDVNYFYGTILEHNPDIQHLITEHQKGVILSYNTKTFGLEDWSRRYNSPDYGYSFIYQDLGNTFLGESYGVYAHFNFYFFNRHLMMRIGQGAAYNTNPYDQESNFRNNAYGSSILSSTYIMGNYKKENIYKGLGLQAGFSIIHYSNANLKAPNNSTNTWVFNVGANYNLDYEELPEYIPQGEKEKYTEPIHYNLAFRTGVNSSDVIGLGQFMHYTISAYADKKINRKSTFQAGAEVFISPMLKSLIKFRSVAYPELGVQGDEDSNRVGVFVGHLLTFNKVSFISQLGYYAYYPYDFEGRVYNRLGLQREFGKHIFAGVSVHSHGAKAEAAEFSIGYRL, encoded by the coding sequence ATGCAGTATAGGTATCTTTTAGTAATCGTGTTGTTTTGTGTAAGTTTTGTAAATGCACAAGACACCCCAAAAAAGTACCATTCTTTTGATGTAAATTATTTTTACGGTACAATCTTAGAGCATAATCCAGATATTCAACATCTTATTACAGAGCATCAAAAAGGTGTTATTTTAAGTTATAACACTAAAACATTTGGTTTAGAAGATTGGTCTAGACGTTATAACAGTCCAGATTACGGTTACTCATTTATTTATCAAGATTTAGGAAACACGTTTTTAGGGGAAAGCTACGGTGTGTACGCACACTTTAACTTTTATTTTTTTAATAGGCATTTAATGATGCGTATTGGTCAAGGTGCTGCTTATAACACAAACCCGTACGACCAAGAATCTAACTTTAGGAATAATGCCTACGGATCATCTATTTTAAGCTCTACCTACATCATGGGTAATTATAAAAAGGAAAACATTTATAAAGGCTTAGGACTACAAGCAGGGTTTTCAATAATTCATTATTCAAACGCTAATCTTAAGGCACCAAATAACAGCACAAATACTTGGGTGTTTAATGTAGGTGCTAATTACAATTTAGATTACGAAGAGCTTCCGGAATACATACCACAAGGTGAAAAAGAAAAATATACAGAGCCTATACATTATAACCTTGCATTTAGGACTGGTGTAAACTCTAGTGATGTTATAGGTTTAGGCCAATTTATGCATTACACTATTTCTGCTTATGCAGATAAAAAGATTAATAGAAAAAGTACATTTCAAGCAGGAGCAGAAGTATTTATATCTCCTATGCTTAAAAGTTTAATAAAATTTAGATCTGTAGCTTATCCAGAACTAGGTGTTCAAGGAGATGAAGACTCCAATAGAGTTGGAGTTTTTGTAGGACACTTACTAACATTTAATAAAGTGTCATTTATATCTCAATTAGGATATTATGCTTATTACCCTTACGATTTTGAAGGCAGAGTTTATAATAGATTAGGGTTACAGCGTGAATTTGGAAAACACATTTTTGCAGGCGTAAGTGTACATTCTCATGGTGCTAAAGCTGAAGCAGCAGAATTTTCAATAGGTTACAGATTATGA
- a CDS encoding acyloxyacyl hydrolase, translating to MKNLLLLVFLICGLHVFSQDKPVHEIDANVFYGSILLHNKDISHLIKGHPTGVILSYNRKTFGANSWESRYNYPDWGFSFAYQDMKSEELGNNFGVYGHYNFYFLKRNLMLRVGQGIAYNTNPFNLEDNFRNRAYGSHLLSSTYLMLNYKSKPFWGGFGIQSGIAVIHYSNASVKSPNTSTNSLTFNVGATYTFNEEDVPNFVPKVKEKYTEPLKLNFAFRTGFNEGDEVGHGTYPFYIFSAYVDKVLNRKSRLVLGTELFISKFLEEEIKYQSIAFPNQATGDEDYKRAGVFIGHELKFARYSAITHAGYYYYYPYDFEGPVYFRLGLKRTFGKHIFGVVSVKSHGAKAEALEFSLGYRL from the coding sequence GTGAAAAATCTATTACTTTTAGTGTTTCTTATTTGTGGGCTCCACGTTTTTTCTCAGGACAAACCTGTACATGAGATTGATGCAAATGTGTTTTATGGCTCAATACTTCTGCACAATAAAGATATAAGTCATCTTATAAAAGGTCATCCTACAGGCGTAATATTAAGTTATAATAGAAAGACTTTTGGAGCTAATTCTTGGGAGTCACGTTACAACTATCCAGATTGGGGATTTTCATTTGCTTATCAAGATATGAAAAGTGAAGAGCTTGGTAATAATTTTGGAGTATATGGTCATTATAACTTTTACTTTTTAAAACGTAACCTCATGCTTAGGGTAGGGCAAGGAATAGCCTATAATACTAATCCCTTTAATTTAGAAGATAATTTTAGAAATAGAGCTTATGGTTCTCATTTATTAAGTTCAACATATTTAATGCTCAATTATAAGTCAAAACCATTTTGGGGCGGTTTTGGTATACAATCGGGAATAGCAGTAATTCACTATTCTAATGCTTCAGTAAAATCACCAAATACAAGCACAAATTCATTAACTTTTAATGTTGGGGCAACATATACGTTTAATGAAGAAGACGTGCCAAACTTTGTGCCTAAGGTTAAAGAGAAATATACAGAACCTCTAAAACTAAATTTTGCGTTTAGAACCGGATTTAATGAAGGAGACGAAGTTGGTCACGGCACCTATCCGTTTTATATTTTTTCTGCATATGTAGATAAAGTTTTAAATAGAAAAAGTAGGCTGGTTTTAGGTACAGAACTCTTTATTTCTAAATTTTTAGAAGAGGAAATTAAATACCAATCTATAGCATTTCCAAACCAAGCAACAGGAGATGAAGATTATAAACGTGCAGGCGTATTTATTGGTCACGAATTAAAATTTGCACGGTATTCTGCAATTACACATGCAGGATATTACTATTATTACCCATATGATTTTGAAGGTCCAGTTTATTTCAGGTTAGGCTTAAAGAGAACATTTGGCAAACACATATTTGGTGTTGTCTCTGTAAAATCTCACGGTGCAAAAGCAGAAGCATTAGAATTTAGTTTAGGATATAGATTATGA
- a CDS encoding sulfate adenylyltransferase subunit 1, with the protein MDVLKIATAGSVDDGKSTLIGRLLYDTKSLTTDKLAAIEEKSKTNGYDYLDFSLATDGLVAEREQGITIDVAHIYFSTENRSYIIADTPGHIEYTRNMVTGASTSQASIILIDARHGVSEQTYRHFFINNLLRVSNVIVAVNKMDLVNYSESVFTEIKQSFNDIIEKSSFKSQQINFVPISALKGDNVAKPSEAMSWYKGETVLNALEKLQPNNEGSHVQPRFPVQYVIRPKTEAYHDYRGYAGKVKGGSFRVGDSVMVMPSGTISKIEGINQYDTQYEEALSGASVSITLQDDINISRGDMLVKVNKAPKVEKQLSATLSWMDANTLQEGSKYVLQHGVNKVLAKVKQINHKIEPDFSGQDNTVKSLKMNDLASVSLQLNKPIYSDAYTEHKQNGAFILINQHTNNTAAVGFIE; encoded by the coding sequence ATGGATGTATTAAAAATAGCAACAGCAGGAAGTGTAGATGATGGTAAGAGTACGTTAATAGGTAGGTTGTTATACGATACAAAATCTCTTACAACAGACAAGCTAGCGGCCATCGAGGAAAAAAGTAAAACAAATGGTTACGATTATTTAGACTTTTCTCTTGCTACAGATGGTTTGGTTGCAGAGCGAGAACAAGGTATTACTATTGATGTTGCTCATATTTATTTTTCAACAGAAAACCGAAGTTACATTATAGCAGATACACCTGGACATATTGAGTATACTAGAAATATGGTTACTGGTGCTTCTACTTCTCAAGCTTCAATAATACTTATAGATGCTAGACATGGTGTGAGTGAACAAACATACAGGCATTTCTTCATTAATAATTTACTTAGGGTTTCTAATGTTATTGTAGCAGTTAATAAAATGGATTTAGTAAATTATTCTGAGTCTGTTTTTACAGAGATTAAACAATCTTTTAATGATATAATTGAGAAAAGTAGTTTTAAAAGTCAGCAAATTAATTTTGTGCCTATAAGTGCTTTAAAAGGAGATAATGTTGCTAAACCTTCAGAGGCTATGTCTTGGTATAAAGGTGAAACTGTTTTAAATGCCTTAGAGAAATTACAGCCTAATAATGAAGGTTCTCATGTTCAACCTCGTTTTCCAGTTCAGTACGTTATTAGACCGAAAACAGAAGCCTATCATGATTATAGAGGTTATGCAGGAAAAGTAAAAGGTGGATCTTTTAGGGTAGGAGATTCTGTTATGGTCATGCCTTCAGGAACAATTTCTAAAATAGAAGGCATAAATCAATATGATACTCAATATGAAGAGGCTTTATCTGGAGCATCTGTTTCTATAACACTTCAGGACGATATAAATATTAGCCGAGGAGATATGTTAGTAAAAGTAAATAAAGCACCGAAGGTAGAAAAGCAGTTAAGCGCAACACTTTCTTGGATGGATGCCAATACATTACAAGAAGGTTCTAAGTATGTGTTACAACATGGTGTAAATAAAGTACTTGCTAAGGTGAAACAAATAAACCATAAAATTGAACCAGATTTTTCTGGCCAAGATAATACAGTGAAATCCTTAAAAATGAATGATTTAGCTTCAGTTAGTCTTCAGTTAAATAAGCCTATTTATAGTGATGCTTACACAGAACACAAACAAAATGGTGCGTTTATATTAATAAATCAACATACAAATAATACTGCAGCAGTTGGTTTTATTGAGTAA
- the cysD gene encoding sulfate adenylyltransferase subunit CysD, which translates to MIKDTSQINPLENEAIYIFREVVAQFEKPVLLFSGGKDSITLVRLAQKAFYPGKIPFPLMHIDTGHNFPETITFRDNLVKELGVELIVRHVQDDIDAGKVKEEQGRYASRNSLQTNTLLEAIEDYKFDACIGGARRDEEKARAKERIFSVRDDFGQWDEKNQRPEVFDMLNGQIDHGQNVRVFPISNWTELDVWNYIAKEQIDIPTIYFAHMRETFVRDGLIWSVDDDVVFRDKDETVEKRMVRFRTVGDMSCTAAVASEATTITSVIEEIKASTISERGARIDDKRSEAAMEKRKQQGYF; encoded by the coding sequence ATGATAAAAGATACATCGCAAATAAACCCTTTAGAAAACGAAGCCATTTATATTTTTAGAGAAGTGGTTGCGCAGTTTGAAAAACCTGTATTGTTGTTTTCTGGAGGTAAAGACAGTATTACTTTAGTAAGATTAGCTCAAAAAGCATTTTATCCTGGGAAAATTCCATTTCCATTAATGCATATAGATACGGGTCATAACTTCCCAGAGACCATAACATTTAGAGATAACCTGGTTAAGGAACTAGGTGTCGAACTAATAGTAAGACACGTTCAAGATGATATAGATGCAGGAAAAGTAAAAGAAGAACAAGGTCGTTATGCTAGTAGAAACAGCTTGCAAACCAATACTCTTTTAGAAGCTATAGAAGACTATAAATTTGATGCATGTATCGGTGGCGCAAGGCGAGATGAAGAAAAAGCAAGAGCTAAAGAACGTATATTTTCTGTGAGAGATGATTTTGGACAATGGGATGAAAAAAACCAAAGACCTGAAGTGTTTGATATGCTTAATGGACAGATAGACCATGGTCAAAATGTACGTGTATTTCCTATTTCAAATTGGACAGAGTTAGATGTGTGGAACTACATAGCTAAAGAACAAATAGACATTCCTACTATTTACTTTGCACATATGCGAGAAACATTTGTTAGAGACGGCCTTATTTGGTCTGTTGATGATGATGTTGTTTTTCGAGATAAAGATGAAACAGTAGAGAAACGTATGGTTCGCTTTAGAACTGTAGGCGATATGAGCTGTACGGCAGCAGTAGCTTCTGAGGCTACAACAATAACGTCTGTTATTGAAGAGATAAAAGCGTCAACAATTTCAGAACGTGGCGCTAGAATAGATGATAAACGTTCTGAAGCTGCAATGGAAAAACGCAAGCAGCAAGGTTACTTCTAA
- a CDS encoding DUF192 domain-containing protein has protein sequence MKFAYICLLSLVLIACKDEPKPSISVEEPQFKKEAEAYLVKATGDTLTSLDLEIADDEYQRQTGLMYRNSMQDNQGMLFVFPDEQLRSFYMKNTRIPLDLLFLDENYKIVDFQEDVKPMSEASLPSKVPAKFVLELNAKQSEALQLEIGDYLLLKD, from the coding sequence ATGAAGTTTGCATATATATGCCTTTTAAGCTTAGTACTTATAGCTTGCAAAGATGAGCCAAAACCAAGTATAAGTGTTGAAGAACCACAATTTAAAAAAGAAGCTGAAGCATATTTAGTAAAAGCTACAGGTGATACTCTTACATCTTTAGATCTTGAGATTGCAGATGATGAGTACCAACGCCAAACTGGCTTAATGTACAGAAACTCGATGCAAGACAACCAAGGTATGCTCTTTGTTTTTCCTGATGAACAGTTGCGCAGCTTTTATATGAAGAACACACGAATACCTCTTGATTTACTTTTTCTAGATGAAAACTATAAAATTGTAGATTTTCAGGAAGATGTAAAACCTATGAGTGAAGCTTCATTACCTTCTAAAGTTCCTGCTAAGTTTGTTTTAGAGTTAAATGCAAAACAATCTGAAGCATTACAACTAGAAATTGGAGATTATCTTTTATTGAAAGATTAA
- a CDS encoding head GIN domain-containing protein: MKKHFLLIIIAITVLGCNPKNIDDCLKSEGDAVEQIVEVPFFDKLISNSRTKVFVKSGPEQQVLIQTGENLIDDVKVSVVDNTLFLENENGCNIFRDFEQVKIIVTSPNLVSIRNGSGYALESIGVLDYPNLVLLSEDGNNEDEFNTDGDFILQLESDTVILVNNNITNYFLSGTVITMQANFYGGDGRLDAPNLIVQDLSVLHRGTNKFIVNPQQSIRGEIRSTGDVISVNQPPIVEVEEFFTGRLIFQ, translated from the coding sequence ATGAAAAAACACTTCCTATTAATTATTATAGCAATTACTGTTTTAGGGTGTAATCCTAAGAACATAGATGATTGTCTTAAGTCTGAAGGTGATGCTGTTGAGCAAATAGTCGAAGTGCCGTTTTTTGACAAACTTATTTCTAATAGCAGAACTAAAGTCTTTGTGAAAAGCGGGCCAGAACAACAAGTTTTAATTCAAACGGGAGAAAACTTAATTGATGATGTAAAAGTTAGTGTTGTAGATAATACTTTGTTTTTAGAAAATGAAAATGGTTGTAATATTTTCAGAGATTTTGAGCAGGTTAAAATTATTGTAACCTCTCCAAATTTAGTAAGTATTAGAAACGGTAGTGGTTATGCATTAGAAAGTATAGGTGTTCTAGATTACCCTAACCTTGTCTTGTTATCTGAAGATGGTAATAATGAAGATGAATTTAATACAGATGGCGATTTTATATTGCAGCTTGAATCTGATACAGTCATACTCGTTAACAACAATATTACAAACTACTTTCTGTCTGGAACTGTAATTACTATGCAGGCCAATTTTTATGGTGGTGATGGTCGTTTAGATGCACCAAACCTTATAGTGCAAGACTTAAGTGTTCTGCATAGAGGTACAAATAAATTTATTGTAAACCCACAACAGTCTATACGTGGAGAAATACGAAGTACAGGAGATGTTATTTCTGTAAACCAACCACCTATTGTTGAGGTTGAAGAGTTTTTTACAGGGCGTTTAATCTTTCAATAA